The Pseudoxanthomonas sp. CF385 sequence TCTCCAGCGTGCGTTGCGCGGCGCGGGCGAGCTCGGGCGTGTCGCGCAGGTTGATCTGCGCGCTGGGATGCAGGCCGTACAGGTGCGAAATGTGGCGGTGGTGGATCTCGGGCGCCTGCATGTCCCAGTCCTGCTGCCATTCCTGCAACTGGCCGGCCTTGCCGATCCGGTTGGGCGGAAGCTGCTCCCGCAGCGCGGCGAGCCGCGTGGCGAAGTCCGCGTCCATGCCGAGCACGCGCGCCGCTTCGATGCACTGGCCGAACAGGTCGCGCAGGATCTGCGCATCCATCGTCGGGCCGGCGCAGATCGCCGCACCGAAGGGATGTTCGTTCTCCGGCGACAGCGACGGTACGGTGACCTTGTGCCCGGTCTGCGGATCGTCCTGCAGCGTGTCGACGAAGAACTGCGCCGCGCCCTTGAACAGCGGCCAGACCTGCTTCAGGTAATCCGGATCGCGCCCGTAGTCCCAGCGGTCCCACAGCGCCTGCAGCAGCCACGCGCCTCCGGTCGGCCACAACGCCCAGCGCGCGCCGTCCGGCGGTGTGGCCGCGCGCCACAGGTCGGTGTTGTTGTGGAGCATCCAGCCGCCGGCGCCGTACATGTCGCGGGCGACGTCTGCACCGGTCTTCGCCAGTTCCTCCAGCATGCGCTGCAGCGGTTCGACGCACTCGCCCAGGCCGTTCGCCTCGGCGGGCCAGTAGTTCATCTCGGTGTTGATGTTGACCGTGTACTTGCTCTCCCACGGCGGATCCATCAGGTCGTTCCAGATCCCCTGCAGGTTGGCCGGCTGGCTGCCCGGCCGCGAGCTGCACACCAGCAGATAGCGGCCATAAGCGTGGTACAGCGACACCAACGCGGGATCGTCGCCCTGCGCGAAGGCGGCGATACGCTCGTCGGTAGGCAGATCGGCGGCGACGGTGCGGCCCAGATCCAGCCGCACGCGATGGAAGAGCCGGTGGTGCTCGGCCAGATGGTCGGCCTGCACGGCGTCGAAGGCCTTGTCCTTCACTCGCGCCCACTGGGCGGCCGTGATCGCGTCGGGATCGCCGCTGACGTCGTCACAGGCCACATGGCTGGTCGCCGCGACGATGCGCAGTTCCAGTTCGCGCACGCCGTCGAAGGCGATCTGATCCTGCTCCACCCGCAGCTGGCCGTCCCGATGTGCGACATGCACGCGGAAGGCGAAGCGCAGGCGTCCCTCGATCCC is a genomic window containing:
- a CDS encoding glycoside hydrolase family 95 protein, whose translation is MQSPRPDTSPVAVDAGPRDPGRRTLFKGVAGGALVAGLPWQAGAASRTTTAQDLRLWYRQPARVWVEALPVGNGRLGAMVFGGVAHERLQLNEDTLYSGGPYSAVNPDARDGLPRVRELIFAGRYAEAAALADETLISRPVKQMAYQPLGNLWLQFDRLDGVADYRRELDLDAATARTTFRVGNGVHRREVFVSPVDQCIVVRYTVEGGDAMIGRIRTGNEHATSTRVVDGGWHVSGRNVGKHGIEGRLRFAFRVHVAHRDGQLRVEQDQIAFDGVRELELRIVAATSHVACDDVSGDPDAITAAQWARVKDKAFDAVQADHLAEHHRLFHRVRLDLGRTVAADLPTDERIAAFAQGDDPALVSLYHAYGRYLLVCSSRPGSQPANLQGIWNDLMDPPWESKYTVNINTEMNYWPAEANGLGECVEPLQRMLEELAKTGADVARDMYGAGGWMLHNNTDLWRAATPPDGARWALWPTGGAWLLQALWDRWDYGRDPDYLKQVWPLFKGAAQFFVDTLQDDPQTGHKVTVPSLSPENEHPFGAAICAGPTMDAQILRDLFGQCIEAARVLGMDADFATRLAALREQLPPNRIGKAGQLQEWQQDWDMQAPEIHHRHISHLYGLHPSAQINLRDTPELARAAQRTLEIRGDEATGWGIAWRLNFWARLWDGEHSLKILRMLLSPQRSYPNLFDAHPPFQIDGNFGGAAGIVEMLVQSWGGSIFLLPALPSSWRDGELEGVRVRNAARLDLNWKAGRLAHATLHSDKGGRYQLVHAGHTLDLELAAGASATVRLRNGALVKA